In the genome of Streptosporangium lutulentum, one region contains:
- a CDS encoding sulfatase-like hydrolase/transferase gives MQAQTSLTPDKPFFAYLSFGAVHAPHHVAPPWRQPYHGRFDHGWDLQRDGTLARQKELGVVPPQAELAPWPQGVPRWEQLSAQQKQVAAALMENYAAFAAHTDHQVNRLLDALTAMGVLDGTTNELFAFNGIQDTIERLVAELDKLGGPES, from the coding sequence GTGCAGGCCCAGACCTCCCTCACCCCCGACAAGCCGTTCTTCGCCTACCTGTCCTTCGGGGCGGTGCACGCCCCGCACCACGTGGCGCCCCCATGGCGCCAGCCCTACCACGGCCGCTTCGATCACGGCTGGGACCTTCAGCGCGACGGCACGCTGGCCCGGCAAAAGGAGCTCGGCGTCGTGCCGCCGCAGGCCGAGCTCGCCCCCTGGCCGCAAGGCGTCCCGCGCTGGGAGCAGCTCTCGGCGCAGCAAAAGCAGGTGGCCGCGGCCCTGATGGAGAACTACGCGGCCTTCGCCGCCCACACCGACCACCAGGTGAACCGGCTCCTGGACGCCCTGACCGCGATGGGCGTGCTCGACGGGACGACCAACGAGCTGTTTGCGTTCAACGGAATCCAGGACACCATCGAACGCCTCGTCGCCGAACTCGACAAACTCGGCGGCCCCGAGTCCTAA
- a CDS encoding RICIN domain-containing protein, translated as MNLQEFNTPGDFTVSVPPGSLVLVEAWGAGGGGGGGGGTSSYNDSGNGGGAGGSGGYTRAVFTAVQGALTIVIGAGGAGGAAAGASGQKGEPGAAGGVTSVSNGGPALVTALSGAGGAGGDAGSQAMSGGQSVDRGGAGGLGGGGGLFPSEGGYSRSGGNGNAGVTYDFAKPTRAVGGGPGAFVVSGGGLPAAPNVGGNGGGGYHGGSAAIAGSVGKSGAVVLTVLSSPATAAIPAVPLHAYIVAGHAVKNLGMAGAGTVNNVRVDLEQWTGGAHQKFTIEPLGDGQHKIIAKHSGSVVTIYGGGTNIGAAVDQHTWVNAPNQKFTIEPVAGGYFKIIATYSGLVLTVAGGATADGTLLEQHAWADLPHQKFQLRPIDDTAW; from the coding sequence ATGAATCTGCAGGAGTTCAACACGCCGGGTGACTTCACCGTGAGCGTGCCGCCGGGATCGCTGGTGCTGGTCGAGGCGTGGGGTGCGGGCGGAGGCGGAGGCGGTGGAGGCGGCACCAGCTCCTACAACGACAGCGGGAACGGGGGAGGCGCGGGCGGCTCAGGCGGGTACACGCGGGCGGTGTTCACGGCGGTCCAAGGTGCCCTCACGATCGTGATCGGGGCGGGCGGCGCCGGTGGCGCAGCAGCAGGAGCCTCGGGCCAGAAAGGCGAGCCCGGGGCGGCGGGAGGCGTGACGTCGGTGTCCAACGGCGGCCCTGCCCTGGTGACGGCCCTGAGCGGGGCCGGAGGCGCGGGCGGCGACGCCGGCAGCCAGGCCATGAGCGGGGGGCAGTCGGTCGATCGGGGCGGCGCGGGCGGCCTCGGCGGCGGCGGCGGCCTTTTCCCCAGCGAGGGCGGCTACAGCCGTTCCGGTGGCAACGGCAACGCCGGGGTCACCTACGACTTCGCCAAGCCGACTCGCGCGGTGGGGGGCGGCCCGGGGGCCTTCGTCGTCAGTGGCGGGGGCCTGCCGGCCGCGCCCAACGTCGGCGGGAACGGCGGCGGCGGCTACCACGGCGGTTCTGCCGCTATCGCCGGTAGCGTGGGAAAGAGCGGCGCCGTGGTGCTGACGGTGTTGAGCAGCCCCGCAACCGCCGCCATCCCCGCCGTTCCCCTCCACGCCTACATTGTGGCCGGGCACGCGGTGAAGAACCTCGGCATGGCCGGCGCCGGAACCGTGAACAACGTGCGCGTCGACCTGGAGCAGTGGACCGGCGGAGCCCACCAGAAATTCACGATCGAACCCCTCGGCGACGGCCAGCACAAGATCATCGCTAAGCACAGCGGCAGTGTCGTCACCATCTACGGAGGCGGAACGAACATCGGCGCTGCGGTCGACCAGCACACCTGGGTCAACGCCCCCAACCAGAAATTCACGATCGAACCCGTCGCCGGCGGCTACTTCAAGATCATCGCGACGTACAGCGGCCTGGTCCTCACGGTGGCGGGCGGCGCGACCGCCGACGGCACCCTGCTCGAACAACACGCATGGGCCGACCTGCCCCACCAGAAATTCCAGCTCCGCCCCATCGACGACACTGCCTGGTAG